Proteins found in one Thermoplasmata archaeon genomic segment:
- a CDS encoding NADAR family protein has translation MVPRPGWEEQRISVMEDVQMQKFLQYPDLANKLLATGDAELEYNNTCGDTYWGIVDGVGENNLGKVLMKVRDRLSQQGA, from the coding sequence ATGGTTCCGCGTCCCGGTTGGGAGGAACAGAGGATATCTGTAATGGAGGACGTACAGATGCAGAAGTTCCTTCAGTATCCCGATCTGGCCAACAAGCTCCTGGCTACTGGGGATGCAGAGCTGGAGTACAATAACACCTGCGGCGACACATATTGGGGTATCGTCGATGGAGTAGGCGAGAACAATCTTGGCAAAGTCCTAATGAAGGTCAGAGACAGATTATCCCAACAGGGTGCTTGA
- a CDS encoding DUF2099 family protein: MSGNGDRHVFDALGMTRIVIENGKVVEVGEPELKYCPLFKKLVGMQDISPEKIRENIEFRIRDFGFCTENRVVRAKDYVTFGVSEILSTALEKHQLDACVIAADGCGTAIITEPALLQGMCGRISGLVETSPLQVVLDAIGRDNVLDPETVPLNMVKGADLAHEKGYKRFSVTVAIPDDAVTIREKYGDSVVIVGVHTSHSTCDGAKKMFDNCDMITACASGRIRAEAEKRDVLVAGNKIQIFGVTDIGKKLVLEKLESIGKKPYQGEPKDEPRPLMMY, from the coding sequence ATAGTCATAGAGAACGGAAAGGTCGTGGAAGTCGGCGAACCCGAGCTCAAGTACTGTCCCCTGTTCAAGAAACTGGTCGGCATGCAGGATATATCGCCTGAGAAGATCCGTGAGAACATAGAATTCCGCATCAGGGATTTCGGTTTCTGCACCGAGAACCGTGTGGTCCGTGCAAAGGACTACGTCACATTCGGTGTCTCTGAAATCCTGAGCACAGCTCTGGAGAAGCACCAGCTGGACGCCTGCGTCATAGCCGCGGACGGATGCGGGACCGCCATCATCACTGAACCTGCATTGCTGCAGGGTATGTGCGGAAGGATCTCCGGCCTGGTCGAGACATCCCCTCTCCAGGTAGTGTTGGATGCCATCGGCAGAGACAATGTCCTGGATCCGGAAACCGTGCCTCTGAACATGGTCAAAGGGGCCGATCTTGCCCATGAGAAGGGATACAAGAGATTCTCCGTAACAGTAGCGATCCCCGACGATGCGGTGACCATCCGTGAGAAGTATGGAGACAGCGTCGTGATAGTCGGTGTCCACACAAGCCATTCCACTTGCGACGGTGCCAAGAAGATGTTCGACAACTGCGATATGATCACCGCATGTGCCTCAGGACGCATAAGGGCGGAGGCCGAGAAGAGGGACGTATTGGTCGCGGGCAACAAGATTCAGATCTTCGGCGTGACCGATATCGGAAAGAAACTCGTGCTAGAGAAGCTGGAATCGATAGGTAAGAAACCATATCAGGGGGAGCCCAAGGATGAGCCCAGACCCCTGATGATGTATTGA
- a CDS encoding GNAT family N-acetyltransferase, with translation MEFKYLTAEDAEEASAFVHDMWVDTYAPIVLGGRERAENIFDDWIGPNKIRKDMSRGHFFIYIVEDGKTIGLMSAGKEDNGLEISKIYLLPEYRGRGLGRKCMEFMMDKGREMGCKRVYLEANHDNRNALAFYESLGFKPSGKNLYEHSYTLVMAREL, from the coding sequence ATGGAGTTCAAGTACCTTACCGCAGAGGATGCCGAAGAGGCCTCGGCGTTCGTTCATGACATGTGGGTAGACACGTATGCACCCATAGTCTTAGGCGGGAGGGAAAGAGCAGAGAACATCTTCGATGATTGGATCGGACCTAACAAGATCCGCAAGGACATGTCTAGAGGACATTTCTTCATTTACATTGTCGAGGACGGAAAGACAATAGGGCTGATGTCCGCAGGCAAAGAGGACAATGGCTTGGAGATCAGCAAGATCTACCTTCTTCCAGAATACCGCGGAAGAGGTCTGGGAAGGAAGTGTATGGAATTCATGATGGACAAGGGAAGGGAGATGGGCTGCAAACGTGTCTATCTTGAGGCCAATCATGATAACAGGAACGCGCTGGCGTTCTACGAATCGCTAGGTTTCAAACCGTCAGGTAAGAATCTGTATGAGCATTCATACACATTGGTCATGGCGAGAGAACTCTGA
- a CDS encoding phosphoesterase, whose translation MKFLLITDLHQHHSAMGWINEEIEQYKVDFVIHLGDVTDMGTSEDAVELLSKIKAKVYVIPGNCDPRDMPEKIRDVATDLHGKKVTIEGHDIVGFGGGNKSPFGTPFELEDDEIYEGIKANASEGMILMTHAPSYGMMDKIMLGMHVGCKGITKIIEEYHPILAMSGHIHEAIGCEIKNGTTFVNPGPAKDGYSAIVTVEGDKVEVQMLRHKGA comes from the coding sequence ATGAAATTTCTATTGATCACCGATCTGCACCAGCACCACTCTGCGATGGGGTGGATCAACGAGGAGATCGAACAGTACAAGGTCGATTTCGTCATCCATCTCGGAGATGTCACCGACATGGGAACATCCGAGGATGCCGTAGAATTGCTGTCCAAGATTAAGGCGAAAGTTTACGTCATCCCCGGAAACTGCGACCCCAGGGACATGCCTGAGAAAATCAGAGATGTCGCAACAGACCTTCACGGAAAGAAGGTCACGATCGAAGGCCATGACATCGTAGGTTTCGGAGGAGGAAACAAGAGTCCCTTCGGTACACCTTTCGAACTGGAAGACGATGAGATCTATGAGGGAATAAAGGCCAACGCTTCGGAGGGAATGATCCTGATGACGCATGCACCGTCTTACGGAATGATGGATAAAATCATGTTGGGCATGCACGTCGGATGCAAGGGAATCACAAAGATCATCGAGGAATACCACCCGATTCTGGCGATGTCCGGTCACATCCATGAAGCGATCGGATGCGAGATCAAGAACGGAACTACATTCGTGAACCCCGGACCGGCAAAGGACGGCTACAGTGCTATCGTCACGGTCGAAGGCGACAAAGTAGAAGTTCAGATGCTCCGCCACAAAGGCGCCTGA